From the genome of Verrucomicrobiota bacterium, one region includes:
- a CDS encoding arylesterase, whose amino-acid sequence MHRRPAFWTLLVAIAVVAWLLKPAGPRSFRNLPPTGHGDWIAFGDSLTSGYGASEGMDFPSQLTRRLGITIRNFGAPGDTTQGALSRLEAAAKSQPRVVLLCLGGNDGLQQMSRDQMFRNLGVMIDRFHSGGAFVVLIGVRSATVRDKNDKPFEELARAKKVLLVPNVLDGLLTDPRLMSDTIHPNDAGYERIAEKINRALTPILEQLR is encoded by the coding sequence GTGCATCGGCGGCCCGCATTCTGGACTCTGCTTGTGGCGATTGCCGTCGTCGCATGGCTTCTGAAGCCTGCCGGGCCGCGAAGTTTCAGAAACCTACCGCCCACGGGTCACGGTGACTGGATTGCGTTCGGCGACAGCCTGACCTCCGGTTACGGCGCGAGCGAGGGAATGGACTTCCCGAGTCAACTCACACGGCGCCTCGGCATCACCATCCGCAACTTCGGTGCGCCGGGCGACACGACCCAAGGGGCATTGTCCCGGCTCGAAGCGGCCGCAAAATCCCAGCCACGCGTGGTGCTGCTCTGCCTCGGCGGCAACGACGGGCTCCAGCAGATGTCCCGCGACCAGATGTTCAGGAACCTCGGGGTGATGATTGACCGCTTTCACTCGGGCGGCGCGTTCGTCGTGCTCATCGGCGTGCGCAGCGCGACCGTGCGGGACAAGAACGACAAGCCCTTCGAGGAACTCGCGCGCGCGAAGAAGGTGTTGCTCGTGCCGAACGTGCTCGACGGCCTGCTCACCGACCCGCGCCTCATGTCGGACACGATTCACCCGAACGACGCGGGCTACGAACGCATCGCGGAGAAGATCAACCGCGCGCTGACTCCAATCCTCGAGCAGTTGCGCTGA